The Anabas testudineus chromosome 14, fAnaTes1.2, whole genome shotgun sequence genome includes a region encoding these proteins:
- the stag2a gene encoding cohesin subunit SA-2a, whose amino-acid sequence MIAAQDLHTEFQFPQEADSQLSSDTDLEDPDGKNARTGRGMAAKKGKKATGDKAKGGGAGKGPGAGWMNGHHQKNGMENMTLFEVVKMGKSATQSVVDDWIEAYKHDRDVALLDLINFFIQCSGCKGAVSGEMFRHMQNSEIIRKMTEEFDEDSGDYPLTLSGPQWKKFRISFCDFIAVLVRQCQYSIIYDEYMMDTVISLLTGLSDSQVRAFRHTSTLAAMKLMTALVNVALNLSINMDNTQRQYETERNKVIAKRANDRLELLLQKRKELQENQDEIENMMNAIFKGVFVHRYRDAIAEIRAICIEEIGVWMKLYSDAFLNDSYLKYVGWTMHDKQGEVRLKCLTALQGLYFNRELSARLELFTSRFKDRIVSMTLDKEYDVAVQAIKLLTLVLQSSDEVLTAEDCESVYHLVYSAHRPIAVASGEFLFKKLFSHRGPEEEGLPRRGRQSLNGSLIKTTVFFFLESELHEHGAYLVDSLWECASDLLKDWETMISLLLDEPMPGEEALTDRQETALVEIMLCAIRQACECHPPVGRGTGKRVLTAKEKKTQLDDRTRITEMFAVALPLLLAKYCVDIDKVTNLLQIPKYFDLDIYTTGRLEKHLDALLRQIWEVVDKHTDTEVLEACSTTYRYLCNEEFTIFNRVDIARSQLLDELVDKFARLVEDFLQEGEEPDEDDAYQVLSTLKKLSAFHNAHDLSKWDLFTCNYRLLNTGLQNGDMPEQIVIHTMQCTHYIILWHLAKVSDGSSLKGDMVTLRKQMRAFCLMCQRYLNSINNAVKEQAFTVLCDLLLIFSHQIMSSGREQLEPLVYTPDSSLQAELLDFILDHVFIDQDDDNSTDGQQDDEASKIEALHKRRNLLAAYCKLIIYNVVEINTGADIFKQYMRYYNDYGDIIKETMSKTRQIDKIQCAKTLILSLQKLFNEMLSDLGFNFDRSSSAFCGIKELARRFSLTFGLDQLKTREAIAMLHKDGIEFAFKEPSSQGEGGPPLNLAFLDILSEFSSKLIRQDKRTVHMYLERFMTFHMALQREDCWLPLISYRNSLQVGGDDDTMSVISGISSRGSTVRSKKSKPATSSKRKLPEEENSCSSSDAVWMNREQNVQTPVMMHSPHLTSTVLKDPKKMRAEDSYSGAYAMPTEQHPQQPVPPQQQPHHHHQAAMDYNTQVTWMLTQRQQAEARQQQERVSMHYAKMRNHMQQTMRRGSGLMEDDEEPIVEDVMMSSEDRLEDINEGMDFDTMDIDLPASKNRRERTELKPDYFDPSSIMDESVLNVSMF is encoded by the exons ATGATAGCAGCGCAGGATTTACACACAGAGTTTCAGTTTCCACA AGAGGCAGATTCTCAATTGTCTTCAGATACTGACCTCGAGGATCCTGATGGCAAAAATGCAAGGACAGGAAGAGGCATG GCAGCCAAGAAAGGCAAGAAGGCGACTGGAGACAAGGCCAAAGGTGGGGGAGCAGGGAAGGGCCCTGGTGCTGGCTGGATGAATGGCCATCATCAGAAGAATGGGATGGAAAATATGACCCTGTTTGAGGTGGTTAAAATGGGGAAGAGTGCCACACAG tctGTTGTTGATGACTGGATCGAGGCATACAAACATGACAGGGATGTTGCTCTCTTGGACCTAATCAACTTCTTCATTCAGTGCTCTGGCTGCAAAG GTGCTGTGAGTGGAGAGATGTTCAGACATATGCAGAACTCCGAGATCATCCGAAAAATGACAGAGGAGTTTGATGAg GACAGCGGTGACTATCCATTAACTCTGTCGGGACCACAGTGGAAGAAATTCAGAATAAGCTTCTGTGACTTCATTGCAGTCCTGGTGCGCCAGTGTCAGTACAGCATCATCTATGACGAGTATATGATGGACACAGTCATCTCACTGCTCACCGGCCTCTCTGACTCACAGGTCAGGGCATTTAGACATACAAGCACACTAGCAG CCATGAAGTTGATGACAGCCTTGGTCAACGTTGCTCTGAACCTGAGCATCAATATggacaacacacagagacaatatgagacagagagaaacaaagtcATAGCAAAAAGAGCCAATGATAGATTGGAGCTTCTGTTACAGAAGCGCAAAGAG cTTCAAGAGAATCAAGATGAAATCGAAAACATGATGAATGCAATTTTCAAAGGAGTATTTGTTCATAGATATCG TGATGCCATCGCTGAAATCCGAGCTATTTGTATTGAGGAGATTGGAGTGTGGATGAAGCTGTACAGTGACGCCTTCCTCAATGACAGTTACTTGAAGTATGTTGGCTGGACCATGCATGACAAG CAAGGTGAGGTGCGGCTTAAGTGCCTGACTGCCCTGCAAGGCCTGTACTTCAACAGGGAGCTCAGTGCGCGGCTGGAGCTCTTCACAAGTCGCTTCAAG GATCGCATTGTGTCTATGACTCTGGATAAAGAATATGATGTTGCAGTGCAAGCCATCAAACTGCTGACACTTGTCTTACA GAGTAGTGATGAGGTTCTGACAGCAGAGGACTGTGAAAGTGTATATCATCTGGTTTACTCAGCACATCGGCCCATTGCTGTTGCGTCAGGAGAATTTCTGTTTAAGAA GCTCTTCAGCCACCGAGGTCCTGAGGAGGAAGGATTACCCAGGAGAGGAAGGCAGAGCCTCAATGGCAGCCTAATCAAGACtactgtcttcttcttcttggagAGTGAG ctCCATGAACATGGGGCTTACTTGGTTGATAGCTTGTGGGAGTGTGCGTCAGACCTGCTGAAAGACTGGGAGACTATGATCAGCCTGCTGCTGGATGAGCCCATGCCAGGAGAGGAGG CCCTGACTGATCGCCAGGAGACAGCTCTGGTTGAGATCATGCTCTGTGCCATTCGGCAGGCTTGTGAATGCCACCCTCCAGTAGGCAGGGGCACAGGGAAGAGG GTCCTGACTgcaaaggagaagaaaacacagctggACGATCGAACACGGATCACAGAGATGTTTGCAGTTGCATTGCCTCTCTTATTAGCAAAG TACTGCGTTGACATTGATAAAGTGACCAATTTGCTACAAATACCAAAGTACTTTGATCTCGACATCTACACAACTGGTCGATtagaaaag CACTTAGACGCCTTGTTGCGACAAATATGGGAGGTCGTGGATAAGCACACGGACACTGAGGTACTAGAGGCTTGCTCTACCACCTACCGCTATCTCTGCAATGAGGAGTTCACCATCTTCAACCGCGTGGACATTGCCCGCTCTCAGCTTCTCGATGAACTCGTAGATAAGTTTGCTAGACTTGTTGAGGACTTCCTGCAAGAG GGTGAAGAACCAGATGAGGATGATGCCTACCAGGTTCTGTCCACACTCAAGAAGCTAAGCGCTTTCCACAA TGCTCATGACCTCTCCAAGTGGGATCTTTTTACCTGCAACTACAGGCTGCTCAACACAGGTCTGCAGAATGGGGATATGCCTGAACAG ATTGTGATTCACACAATGCAGTGCACACATTACATCATCCTGTGGCATCTAGCAAAGGTTTCGGATGGCAGTTCATTGAAG GGCGATATGGTGACACTGAGAAAGCAGATGAGAGCTTTCTGCTTAATGTGTCAGCGATACCTAAACAGCATCAACAATGCCGTCAAAGAGCAG GCCTTCACCGTACTATGTGATCTGCTGTTGATCTTCAGTCACCAAATTATGTCTTCAGGCCGGGAACAACTAGAGCCTCTGGTCTATACACCAGACTCTTCTTTGCAGGCAGAGCTGCTCGATTTCATTCTGGATCATGTGTTTATTGATCAGGATGATGACAACAGCACAG atGGACAGCAAGATGATGAAGCCAGTAAAATTGAGGCACTGCACAAGAGAAGAAATCTTCTTGCTGCTTATTGTAAATTAATCATTTACAATGTTGTGGAAATAAACACTGGAGCAGATATATTTAAACAGTACATGAGG TATTACAATGATTATGGAGATATCATCAAGGAAACGATGAGTAAAACAAGACAAATCGACAAAATACAATGTGCGAAGACACTCATATTGAGCCTGCAAAAG ttATTCAATGAGATGTTGTCTGACCTTGGCTTCAATTTCGACCGCTCATCTTCAGCCTTCTGTGGCATAAAAGAGCTTGCCCGACGCTTCTCATTAACGTTTGGCTTGGATCAGCTGAAGACCAGAGAAGCTATTGCTATGTTACATAA GGATGGAATTGAGTTTGCGTTCAAGGAGCCTAGCTCTCAAGGAGAGGGAGGTCCACCACTGAATCTAGCGTTTTTGGATATCCTGAGCGAGTTTTCCAGCAAACTAATTCGACAGGACAAGAGAACAGT TCACATGTACCTAGAGCGATTCATGACGTTTCACATGGCTCTACAGAGGGAGGACTGCTGGCTGCCTCTCATCTCCTACAGGAATTCTCTACAGGTCGGAGGGGACGATGACACTATGTCCGTCATCAGCGGGATCAGCAGTCGAGGATCCACCGTCAGGAGTAAGAAGTCCAAGCCAGCCACTTCTAGCAAAAGGAAATTGCCTGAAG aggaaaacagctgcagcagtagtGATGCAGTCTGGATGAACCGGGAGCAAAACGTACAGACACCAGTGATGATGCattcacctcacctcacctccaCTGTATTAAAAGATCCAAAGAAGATGAGAGCAGAGGACAGCTACTCAGGTGCATACGCCATGCCAACAGAGCAGCATCCCCAACAGCCTGTGCCTCCCCAGCAGCAGCCACACCATCATCACCAGGCTGCCATGGATTACAA TACCCAGGTTACTTGGATGTTGACACAGAGGCAACAAGCTGAGGCCCGTCAGCAACAGGAACGGGTCAGCATGCATTATGCCAAGATGAGGAACCACATGCAGCAAACAAT GCGTCGAGGCTCTGGACTCATGGAGGATGATGAGGAGCCAATAGTGGAGGATGTCATGATGTCATCTGAAGACCGCTTGGAGGACATCAATGAGGGCATGGATTTTGACACAATGGACATCGACTTG CCGGCATCAAAGAATCGCAGAGAGAGAACCGAACTAAAGCCAGACTACTTTGATCCATCTTCGATTATGGATGAATCA gTTCTCAATGTGTCAATGTTCTAG